A region of Procambarus clarkii isolate CNS0578487 chromosome 22, FALCON_Pclarkii_2.0, whole genome shotgun sequence DNA encodes the following proteins:
- the LOC123759645 gene encoding RRP15-like protein — MAISRRNLKKPQVVEEESDSELDENSEMEPEDDEMEVNDDVKNIKQEVEDDDSDDNNETAKEIKREIPDENDMEDNCETDDSSSIEIKEEDESDIDSEEIDDDLKGTPEADQSAETGPVKSAMKSVRFVQDHSDESEMDSVDDIDDYGTDESEKEIESDEENNKESSGKGLANVMAKILATKKSNNVILSKAKKTNKVQEKAEDSSDDNFEIVDDSGKIKKEPDIKEEKEEQAVPESQHKRELQKKIWENRFRVKPNIKDDREKERRLRVLATQGVVQLFSAIEKHKNLVQRKLSETRSIMGREKVLETTGKEAFLEVLRQQGKKVKTPKEEESFKEEIKDEPLDIPAKKKPRWNVLADNFYKEPTLQGWDQQSDED; from the exons ATGGCTATTTCACGTCGAAATCTGAAAAAACCACAAGTTGTGGAAGAGGAGTCAGACTCAGAGCTTGATGAAAATAGTGAAATGGAGCCAGAAGATGATGAGATGGAAGTGAACGATGATGTGAAGAACATCAAGCAAGAGGTGGAGGACGACGACAGTGACGACAACAATGAAACTGCTAAAGAAATAAAAAGAGAGATACCTGATGAGAATGATATGGAGGATAATTGTGAAACAGATGATAGTAGCTCAATTGAGATTAAAGAAGAGGATGAGAGTGATATAGACTCTGAGGAAATTGATGATGACCTTAAGGGCACGCCAGAAGCTGACCAATCTGCTGAGACTGGTCCAGTAAAGAGTGCCATGAAAAGTGTCAGATTTGTGCAGGACCACAGTGATGAATCTGAGATGGATTCTGTTGATGATATTGATGATTATGGCACTGATGAaagtgaaaaagaaattgaaagtgATGAGGAGAATAACAAAGAAAGTAGTGGTAAAGGCCTGGCAAATGTAATGGCAAAGATTCTAGCAACGAAGAAATCTAACAATGTGATATTATCAAAGGCAAAGAAAACAAATAAAGTGCAAGAGAAGGCTGAAGATTCAAGCGATGACAATTTTGAGATTGTAGATGACAGTGGAAAAATAAAGAAAGAACCAGACATCaaggaagagaaagaggaacaAGCGGTTCCAGAATCACAACATAAGCGAGAACTGCAG AAAAAAATCTGGGAAAACAGGTTTCGAGTGAAGCCGAATATAAAAGATgatcgagagaaagagagacgatTAAGAGTGCTAGCCACACA GGGTGTAGTACAGTTGTTCAGTGCCATTGAGAAACACAAAAATCTGGTTCAGCGGAAACTGTCAGAAACGCGAAGTATTATGGGACGTGAGAAAGTGCTGGAGACGACGGGGAAGGAAGCCTTCTTAGAGGTGTTAAGACAACAAGGAAAAAAAGTGAAGACACCTAAGGAAGAAGAGTCTTTTAAAGAG gaAATTAAAGATGAACCTCTGGATATACCTGCTAAGAAGAAACCAAGATGGAATGTCCTGGCAGATAATTTCTACAAGGAGCCAACCTTACAAGGATGGGACCAACAGAGTGATGAGGATTAG